GCGTGGATCCTTTAAGGTCATCTAGCAAAATCAAAGAAGTACAATTCGAAAAACAAGTTTTCGAAGTTACTCCTTTCTCACTTTTTAACACATGGTTCAGTAATAAGGGATTCTATACTTCAGATAAAATAATCGACAGCATTAAAAATTTGAGAATAGCTGAAATCTTGAATAGAAAAAAGAATAATTATAAAAATTAACAGCACTGAAAAAGTTATTTTCTTGTAAAACCCCTGACAATTTATTATTAAAAATGTTTGATTTGCTTTGAGGAAATAAAAATAATTAATCATTTTTATAATTTGAAAAGAATTCGAATAATTCACCTCCTAATTCAAAAAATTTATATTTTTTCTGCAAAAGCACATCGTCGTCCCAATTTTATTATTCTAATATCAATTTCATCACCAGGCTTGCCTCCTGGAACGAATATAATGAGGCCGTTTATCCTAGCAATGCCATCACCCTGCTTCCCTACATCAACAACCGTAACATGATATTCCTTACCTTCTTCAATGGTTATTATCTCTCTGCTACTTTGAATATATTCATTAGACATCTTTACCCGATCCCATAGAGGAATGACGAAATTTCGCGACCTAGACCTTGGGAAATCAATTCGATTTTCATTTCTTTTGTTGTTGAGATATTAATTATCATTATTCCTTATTCCCCTTTAATGACATGACCCGAACTGAGCTTTCAACGAAATCCGAGCCGTCCGAATCGAAATAATCGATTGCTTTCATTGGCATATATTCTGGTAGAACCTCGATTCTAGTTACGTATCGCAAGATTCCGTATTCTCCCGAAATGAAATATACTCATAACCATATAATATGAATGCTTTAATGTTTATACCAATAATATTAGAAAGAATTAATCTCATCCTAAAGAAATGTATTAAATATGGAAGGCCAAGCATTCCCAGAGCTAACGCCGAATGCAGTAGCTGTTCTTCGACATCGATATCTCCTTAGAGACGAAAATTCCATAATTGTAGAAACACCAGAAGATCTTTTCAGAAGAGTGGCCAAAAATGTTGCTTCTGCTAATGAATTTTATAATGATGGCCGCTCACGCCGTTCAGAAGAAGAAGAATTTTACCAAGTAATGAGAAGTCTAGATTTTCTTCCAAACTCACCTACGCTAATGAATGCTGGAACCCCATTGCAACAATTAGCTGCCTGCTTTGTAATACCTATAGAGGATAGCATTGAAAGTATATTTGAAGCCATTAAGAATGCAGCTATTATTCACCAATCTGGAGGAGGAACAGGTTTCTCATTTTCTCGCCTTAGACCTCAAGGAGATGTCGTTCGATCAACGGCGGGTATAGCTTCAGGGCCGATTTCATTCATGAGGGTTTTTGATGCTGCGACTGAAGCCATTAAACAAGGCGGGAGAAGAAGAGGGGCTTCTATGGGGATTTTACGGGTGGATCATCCAGATATAGAAGCCTTTATTCATTGCAAAGACGACCTACGTTCTTTTCCCAATTTCAATATCTCAGTTGCAGCAACAGATGAATTTATTGAGCGAGTTAGAAGGAAACAGGAATATGAATTAATCAATCCACGAACGGGTAAGGCGGTTGGCAGACGAGATGCTTCATCTATAATGGATCAGATTTGTAGTTCGGCATTGAGGAGTGGAGATCCTGGTATGATTTTTATTGATACCATTAATGCAGCTAATCCTACACCTGACCAAGGTCCTATTGAAGCAACCAATCCCTGTGGGGAGGTTCCTCTTCTCCCTTATGAGGCGTGTAATCTAGGTTCCATCAACTTGAATAGATTTTTAATTGATGACGGAAATTACAAAATAGATTGGGACAGACTCGCATCTATCGTGGATGTAGCAATTCGTTTTCTTGATAATGTGATTGATGTCAGTAGATATCCTTTACCAGCAATTAATGAAGTGGTACATGGTAATCGCAAAATAGGATTAGGTATCATGGGATTTGCGGATATATTATTGAAGTTAGGAATTCGCTATGGTTCCAAGGAATCATTCGAAATAGCAGAGAGAATAATTTCATTCATTAGAGATCAAGCGATAAGGACCTCTGAAAATATCGCTTCGACAAGAGGTTGTTTCCCACGTGCTAAAGGCCCTATAATGTCTAAAAGGCGGAATGCTACATTGCTCTCTATTGCACCTACTGGGACAATTAGCAT
The DNA window shown above is from Methanomassiliicoccales archaeon and carries:
- a CDS encoding adenosylcobalamin-dependent ribonucleoside-diphosphate reductase produces the protein MEGQAFPELTPNAVAVLRHRYLLRDENSIIVETPEDLFRRVAKNVASANEFYNDGRSRRSEEEEFYQVMRSLDFLPNSPTLMNAGTPLQQLAACFVIPIEDSIESIFEAIKNAAIIHQSGGGTGFSFSRLRPQGDVVRSTAGIASGPISFMRVFDAATEAIKQGGRRRGASMGILRVDHPDIEAFIHCKDDLRSFPNFNISVAATDEFIERVRRKQEYELINPRTGKAVGRRDASSIMDQICSSALRSGDPGMIFIDTINAANPTPDQGPIEATNPCGEVPLLPYEACNLGSINLNRFLIDDGNYKIDWDRLASIVDVAIRFLDNVIDVSRYPLPAINEVVHGNRKIGLGIMGFADILLKLGIRYGSKESFEIAERIISFIRDQAIRTSENIASTRGCFPRAKGPIMSKRRNATLLSIAPTGTISMIAGCSSGIEPLYAITYVKHVMEGTHLQEVNPYFVRVAKERGFFNEVLMEKLAREHSLSRIETIPKDIKEIFVTSFDIPPLEQVQMQAIFQKYVDNAVSKTINLPRQSRVEDVREVFLKAHELGCKGITVYREGSRPSQVLTSVKFQAPCPDCGSLMRYEEGALVCPACGYATS
- a CDS encoding TRAM domain-containing protein, which translates into the protein MSNEYIQSSREIITIEEGKEYHVTVVDVGKQGDGIARINGLIIFVPGGKPGDEIDIRIIKLGRRCAFAEKI